The window GGAAAGGCCAGCGAAATCACGTTTTGCGTAATGAATGGGTTAATGTGTGTTTAGTATTGTgatataaattgtattttaaagatgttttttatttaaaaatatattaaaataatttttaaattttattttatttttaaaatcaacatgtcatgaaaatcattaaaaacattaaaaacaaacattaatttaatattttttaagataaataaacTTTTGAAAAATACTCATAAACAAAAGATACCACATTTCCGGGATCTTAATATTGGATTTTCTTAAAGCCTATCCAATAGTTGATGTTTATCCACTTTTTTCCCCCCCCAAccctatttttaatttttatattcttatatatctatcatattttctacatttttttaagctaactctcttcttatatttattatttttccattaattCTATTTCTGCTaactttcttctgtttttttcatattcttctGCCTATAAAGCATTTTAACagtttttaatcatttaaaacaAGCCACCTCCAGTTCTCGGTAAATAAAAAaccactgatttttttttgaagtcatTAGTTTGAGTCTCATGAACTTTAGGGTCATTAAAatcttacatgatcgttaactttaggaccCATAAAACTAGTTGAAGTATACGCAAACTGACCCAAACAtctacgttaataaaaaaaaaatcacaagccGACATTTTAGTTTTgacataattattttgaaataaaagcaGTGCTTGTTATAagtaatgaatatatttttttttcgattgAATTCAGTAGTAATTTTGATTTGAAACTGATCTTTAATAATGGCATAGCTAGATGGTGATAGAATTAGATTTCTCCAGTTCACAGCCACCCTCCGTAGTCAACTCCGGCATTTCATGCCGAACCTCCGGCTTTCACACTAGGggcccaagaaaaataatatcagTCTCTATAGAAATATTTAGTCCTTGTAGTTTCAAGAACTACCCTTTCATCCTTCTGATCTTGAACCCACTTATAACTTAGTCCTTCTGTCAAATGCATATTACttcttaatttgatttgattttttgagaaattgaaaaaagaaacgaaaagTAGGTGAGATGAGAATACTTGATTAGGGGAAAACAggtatttttgaaagaaaaataaatactatattaACAATGGTTAGCATTGGTCAAAGGaccttataataatttttaatactgTAGGGACTGACTAATTAGTTATAATAAACTAAAGGGACTGCATTCTAATTAACTCATATTTATATGGAATGGTGGCCAGCTTTATCGTGTGAAACCAGACGTTTCAGAAATGGCATTAATGGCTGCTATGATCAGTACTCTCTAATAATACAAGGTCGGTAGTGAAGATCAAAACCCTAAGCAGTCATGGTAccgtaacaattttttttctctttttgggtCCACGATTGTTTGAAAGTCTCAGGTAGCTTTTGCGGctgtagattaaaaaaaatagatttaaaaaaaatatttgtagttatatttaaaaaatatatgcttaattaaaactattataaatttaatttatatatatataataaataaatattaggtttttggtatgaaaaacaagttatttaaaacataattatataggTATTTGGGATAGTGATacaaattactttttaaagtattttctgtttagaaatatattaaaatatttttttaaaaaaaatatttttgatattaatatatcaaaacgatttaaaaatattaaaaaaaattattaaaatagtgGTTCAACTGTTGTGCCAAGCACAACCAACATATGGGTCTATTACAAAAGGCAAAAGTTATAAGatgaagtgaaaaaataaaaactatatcaCAATAACAAATGATTTCTAGgaagataaaaagaacaaaaatatataaaagaacaaaaatatatttaattaaaaaaacgaacaaagacataaaataaatatatttttagaataattttaaagtgaatttctaaccttttaaaacatataaaaaaagagttaaatatcatgtttttctaTATCAAGAGAATAATAAATCCAATTAATTACTTAGGTTcttttaaagataatatttgatACAGGTAGATGCATATATATGGGAACACAAAATTCTATTTTCAATTAATCCTGCCCCAATAACTAGATAGATATGTTTTGGAGAAATATTTAATAAGCTCTCATCACCATTGAATATCAGTTACATGTTTGTGTTCTAGTTTCCATGCCAGTGTTTAATCCCTTTCACATTCCAAGTGGCCAATCCCCTATAAAAGAAAACGTCTCAAAGGGTTTTTTGAGCACCTTGTAGACACCCTTATATATTCTGTCTTCACAGATTTATCTCCGGTCTAGTACTGCAACACGAACATGGAGAATATTAAAGTGATGGGTTTTACACTATTCGTCTTCTCTGTTGGGTTCCTTCATTTCATCTCTTTGGCCTGTGGTGCACCACTTGCACCAGCACTGTTCGTCTTCGGCGATTCGTTGTTCGATAGTGGCAATAACAATCTCTTGCCAACCGTTTCGAAGGCTAATTTCAAGCCTTATGGTGTTGATTTTGTCAGAGGAGATACAGGAAGATTCAGTAATGGTAGATTGGTTCCAGATTTTATAGGTATTGTGCTATTTTCTTACGTTACACATTCTGACAAGAACATGCACCATAGAAAATAAGTTCACTTTGAGTTTTATAGCCATTGACATGTGTATATGCTCCTTGTTGAAACTCGTTTTGTAGCTGAATTTCTGGGGCTGCCATATCCTCCGCCGTCCATAAGCATCCGGAAATCCACACCGGTTACTGGTTTGAACTACGCGTCAGCATCTTGTGGCATTCTTCCTGAAACTGGACAGTTTTTGGTAAGATATTAACTAATTCAATTCATCTATTCCTacgtcggttttttttttaaaaaaaaacctgaggaTCTTCCTTTGATGATTGTTCTTCTTGTTCTCTATACATAATCCTTGCAACTAAGTATatggataattattttatcctttaactttgaaaagtaattaatGACGAATTATTGGATGTCGCATTACTCTAACTATACAAGTGCATGATAGCCTTCAAGTGTTCATCTCtatatgacttttttttgtttttagaatctTGCTAATGGTTTTTTCATTGAATCTAATAACATTCAGCCATATCTCTTTTGGTGTTAGGAATCAAGAGATATATAATTCCAGAGattaccttttgttttctcttttctttttggctccAGCTAGCTGTGATATATGCCTCGCAGCAAATATATCGTTGCTTGTATCTTAATATACTATATTAACAGCATTAATTACGTGTTTACATTTAAGAAAACAGGGTCACATGCTTCAGATTCTTTAATTGAGAGTCTTATGATATAAttctataattgaatttaaaattaataaaaaggatTTACGTGCAAGAAGATGCAGTTTTGCATATCCTCCCACAATCGTGGCAACCACCATTCAAAGTATATGCTAATATGATTATTTccttaattagaaattaagacACCTCGCGGACAGCCATATTACTTCAATTTCAGAAGTGCaactagaaagaaaatattaataagagtGCATGTGACATCAGCAGGCATCAAGATCGGTGTAAATTAATAAGCTGAAGATGCGATCGcgagtttagtttattttaaatgatttatagTAGTATATATtatatctataatttttattataattctaagtTTAAATAGGGTATGTTCATGTCAACCACATCATTAAAACCTTAAATTAATAggattttatttggtttaattttaaactcgaagTAGATTAAGTTTTGAGTTGAGTTTTCCATGTTAATCTACAAAGGTTACGGGGAGTTTAAGTACTACTATATATGATGGTTAAAAGGGTTTAATGTAATTTATgtgagaaaattaaagaaacaaaatctcTTCACTTTGTCTTCAATGAAGTCTAATTAGGAGTTTAGTATCGATGAGCAAAACTGCCTAGTTAAGTTATTTTTgggtgaaaaaaagaagaaaggaaaagggtACTTActataagttaattaattattaatcaccCATTTTGATTGGTGTCAATTTTCAGGGAAAATGCTTGAGTTTGGATGATCAGATTGATTTATTTCAGCATACAGTTAAGTCAAGCTTGCCAAAGCACTTCAAAGGGAGGCCAAATGAGCAATCGGAGCACTTGTCGAAGTCTATTTTTGTAGTTTGCATTGGCAGTAATGACTATATGAGTAACTACCTGAAGCCCAAGACATCTGACACAAGCAAACATTACTCTCCTCAAGCATTTGCTCAACACCTTCTGGATAAACTATCAGCACAATTCCGGGTAAATCCCTTGGTGGAAAATCTATCCTTGAATTCTGAATAACAAATCCTATTACGTCAAAActcttaaaaaacaacaacttatCGATTCAATTTGATGTGcagatgttatttttatattttgaaaacactCTCTTTTTTGGTATTGTGGTTCTTGAAAACACAGAGAgatgtttgattttgaaaacgaaaagaaaattTGGAACTAAGGATCcggatttaaataaattgtgaggTGCAGGGattgaatatataaaatgatttcGAAAACCAGGGACTTGaatgaataagaataaaaatcctAAGGGTGCCTGGTGCCCTCTCCTATCTCCATACAAGAATCCGCTAGTGCTAGTTACTCATTCTGATTGATGTTTAGAAAGATTGcgccttttttaaaaaacttttccaTCGCTTTTGTTAACACTCTCATGTctaaatatttacatatatcTTCTATCAACAGAGGTTACACAGTTTAGGAGCCAGGAAAGTTGTGATGTATGAGATTGGACCCATTGGTTGCATCCCCTCAATgacaaggaaaaataaacatgatggAAAATGTGTTGAAGAATCAAACCAGCTTGTTGCTTACTTTAACGATAATCTTCTTGGAATGCTTCAGAATCTGACATCCACTCTCCCCAACTCCATTTTTGTTCGTGGTCATGGGCATTGGCTAGGCTATGATGCAATTATCAATCCTTCTAAATATGGTAGAGTACTCTTCAGTTATTTCTATGGCTGGCTCACTGGATCTGTGATTTTCTCTGCTAAGTAACATTCTGTTGTTTTTACAGGATTACTTGACACAAGCAACCCATGTTGCAAAACTTGGGCCAATGGGACCTCTGCTTGCATTCCTGAGCTAAAACCGTGCCCTAATCCAAACCAGCACTACTTTTTTGATGGTTATCACCTTACTGAAACTGTATATTCAGTCTTAGCAGGGGCCTGTATCAATGATAGATCGGTTTGCTCTCCTACTCTAAGAGAACTTGTACAAATGTAAGTTCTATACCGATTGGTAATTGAATTTTCTGTGTGATGGGGAATATCTAGCAAGTATTtatacaaatataaatcaaatcgaTCGGCTAGTTGAAAGCATGCATCACCATTCTATGCTGAATATTTCCATGTGACAAGAGACATGATCAGACAAGTACTAGTCCAAATTATTACAgagattataaaatacaatTGTGATTAATGTACACAACTTGTACGCTTCTACAGAtgttagaaaattaaacaaacaatatTTCCGTGTTCCTAGTGTGCCCTACGTTTATAACCCatgcattaaaaacaaaaccaaagaagTTCTATGCTATATTTGGTTAAAGGACTTCACTTCCTAGTGGGGACAAAATTGTGAGCCTGTCTTGTGCTCAATGAATGGGCTCTTTATTATTGATCGGTGGCTTGCGTTTAGGTGGTCTTGTGGTGTAATCTTTGTTCATAAGGTTGACCATTTCTCTTGTTGCATCAAGAAGCCTTTGCATTTCACTTTTTAGATCAGTAGCACTACCTTGAGGTTCCTGGTCAATGTCAGCCCTTGAAGGACTTTCCAAGCTGGTTTTGGTTGGCAACGCTTTGGAATCCTCGGAGTTGGACTCTGGGAGATGGACTGTCTGGTCAGTCCTTGGAGTTCCCAATCTGGCAGACAGTGTCTCTCTCTCCAAATTGCTCATATCCTTCTGCTGtgggaaaaacaaaaggttattgttaattaattagttgaaaGAGCTTACATTAAAATATACCAAGATTTTATGTGTGtcgaagagaaagagagatagaAGGAGACCTGATTATTAATTTGATCTTGTGATCCTACAAGAGACTTGTCTAAAGCATTATTCTTCTTCCCTGCAGTCAGAGATAACTATGAACAAAATATTCAACATATTCTAACCCAGGCCGCTTCCAAAATCTTGGAACCAAagctttaaacaaatatttgtaATCTCACATGGTTACAAGTAAGAAATTAATGCGCTGTAAAACTGTAACTAAGAGACAAGCATAGCCTAATTAAGGATTGATTGTATTGTATTCCTTGAAGCATCAAAATTGTACATGATATCTCCTAGCTAGGATACCTACAAGCTGAATATTGCAGAAAAAAGGGATCTAACTAAAGGGTTTCGGCGCTTCTGTCAGTTATGCTTGGGAGGGTGTTGCTTAGGTCCTCTATAATCATCACCAAAAGCAAAAGAACCAGGCCCTTTGATCATTTTAGGAGATTTCTTTTTGTCTCCATGTTTACATCTTACATTAAAATCCGATCCCTTTACTTGAAAGTCACATTTGACGTTAGAGTAGTTTGCACCTGAATTATCTTCTGAAGCTTTTCCATGAAGTCCTTGTTCTTTCTCAGTTTCTCTCCTTGACTCTTTCTGAACTGCCATTTTCCTTCCTCCAAGGCCCATCTTCCTGGTGCTAGCAGTGCTGAAACCACTGAGAATCAGTTCCTGTGCATGAAAATGCTCGAGTTAAGAAACGATAGACCATCACAAGAGAGAAATTATATAGGGGGCAACAAGCTTAATT of the Populus nigra chromosome 7, ddPopNigr1.1, whole genome shotgun sequence genome contains:
- the LOC133700030 gene encoding uncharacterized protein LOC133700030 isoform X2, with the protein product MLPKSPLFLFLKNKHILKRIRNQKMVYKRFLGLALGLLFVMNAIWGSCAYDYHDGEMKKKEIVGFGENTVLSVDKELILSGFSTASTRKMGLGGRKMAVQKESRRETEKEQGLHGKASEDNSGKKNNALDKSLVGSQDQINNQKDMSNLERETLSARLGTPRTDQTVHLPESNSEDSKALPTKTSLESPSRADIDQEPQGSATDLKSEMQRLLDATREMVNLMNKDYTTRPPKRKPPINNKEPIH
- the LOC133700029 gene encoding GDSL esterase/lipase 7-like, with product MENIKVMGFTLFVFSVGFLHFISLACGAPLAPALFVFGDSLFDSGNNNLLPTVSKANFKPYGVDFVRGDTGRFSNGRLVPDFIAEFLGLPYPPPSISIRKSTPVTGLNYASASCGILPETGQFLGKCLSLDDQIDLFQHTVKSSLPKHFKGRPNEQSEHLSKSIFVVCIGSNDYMSNYLKPKTSDTSKHYSPQAFAQHLLDKLSAQFRRLHSLGARKVVMYEIGPIGCIPSMTRKNKHDGKCVEESNQLVAYFNDNLLGMLQNLTSTLPNSIFVRGHGHWLGYDAIINPSKYGLLDTSNPCCKTWANGTSACIPELKPCPNPNQHYFFDGYHLTETVYSVLAGACINDRSVCSPTLRELVQM
- the LOC133700030 gene encoding uncharacterized protein LOC133700030 isoform X1 translates to MLPKSPLFLFLKNKHILKRIRNQKMVYKRFLGLALGLLFVMNAIWGSCAYDYHDGEMKKKEIVGFGENTVLSVDKELILSGFSTASTRKMGLGGRKMAVQKESRRETEKEQGLHGKASEDNSGKKNNALDKSLVGSQDQINNQQKDMSNLERETLSARLGTPRTDQTVHLPESNSEDSKALPTKTSLESPSRADIDQEPQGSATDLKSEMQRLLDATREMVNLMNKDYTTRPPKRKPPINNKEPIH